TTTTATGAGGCAGCGTGGATGGATTACTACATTGGCATTGATATCGGGACCTCAAAGGTCAAATCGGTGTTATTCGATGCCGATTTCAACGAGCTTCAGATTGCGTCGGCCAACACCGTTACCGATTCTCCGCAGCCTGGCTATGCTGAACAAAATATGCACCATGTATGGGACAGCGTACTTTCTACCCTGAAAACACTGGCCGTTTCGCCACCATTACGCCACGGCCGCGTGCGGGCCATCGGGCTGACCGGTCAAGGAGAGGGTGTCTGGCTGAGCGATCGCCACGGCCACCCCATTCGGCAAGCCATCCTCTGGAGCGATACCCGGACGGCGGAACAGGTTCATCAGCTTAAACAGCGCCCGAATCTGGAAGCGACGCTCTTTCCCGAAACCGGTTCTCCCCTGCTCCCGTGCAACAGCGCGCAGCAATTACGCTGGCTGGTACAGCACCAGCCAGATGCGCTAAGTAACGCCGATTACTTCTTTTTCGCCAAAGACTGGGTTCGCTTTCGACTAACCGGACAGGCGAATCTGGAACTGACGGATACGGGGACGTCGCTGCTGGATCTGCATAGCGAAACGCTGTCAAAAACCGTGCTGGATAAACTGGACTTACACGCCATCAGCGCGCTTTTTCCACCCTTGCTTTATCCCGATGACATCGCCGGCACCCTCAGCGACGCCGTCGCCGCACAGACAGGCCTGCCTACGGGAATTCCCGTCTGTGCTGGCGCACTGGATGTCTCTGCCGCCGCGCTGGGCATCGGCGCCATTCACGACGGCGACATTTTCACCATTCTTGGCACCACCTGTTGCACCGGCATTGTGTGCCGTGGTTTAACGCAGGTGAGTTTGCAAACCCGTTTTGTCGCGCACGCCTGGCCGGGCCACTATCTCAACCTATTCGCGATGCAGTCCGGCACGCCAAATATCGACTGGGCGCTGAACGCGCTGGCTGACGATGCCGACTTTCATACCATCAACGCACGTATTGCCCGCATTCCTCCTGGTAGCGGCGGCGTGTTCTATCAGCCTTACCTTAATGGCGAGCGGGCACCGTTTTACAGTACCTCAGCACGAGCAGGATTCTTTGGCATCGAGCAATCCACAACCAACGCCCATTTACTGCGCGCGGTATTTGAAGGACTCGCCTATGCAATAACCGATTCGCTCAGCGGTTACCCTACCCACGGCGATCTCTACATCGCCGGTGGCGGTGCCGCCTCAGCGATTTGGCTGCAAATTATTGCGGACTGCACCGGACGCCGGGTCATCGCCAGTTCGGTCAAAGAGCTGAGTGCATGCGGCGCTGCGCGCCTCGCCGCCTTATCCATCGGAGAAAATGCCAACATCGTTCCCACCGTCAATGCACAGGCATCAACGTTTTTCCCCGATACCGACGCCCATCGGCAGTATCAGACACTGTTTCCGGTTTTTCGCCAACTGCGCGACCAGCTACAGCCGCTCTGGCAGGCGCGGGCTCAGGCACTTAATGCACTAGAGAACCACAGCGCAATGCATTCGTACACGACGCCCACCTCACAGGAAAGTCTTGCCTCATGAAAATCGTCTTTACCGCCGAATATGGCGGCAACCTTGATGCCTTTCGGGCGTTGGGGGAACTGATTGTGGACGGCTGGGCCATCGGTCAGCCCAAACTGAGCGAAGCGGCACTGATTCGACTGGCGGAGAACGCCGACGTCATCGTCACCAGCTATGACGATATTACCGCTCGCGTCATTGAGGCTTGCCCTCACCTGCGGCTCATTGCCTGTACTCGCGCCAACCCGGTAAATATCGATATCGAGGCCGCCCGCCGCCGAGGCATTCCGGTGCTTTACACGCCCGGACGCAATGCCGATGCTGCCGCAGAATTGACGCTGGCGCTAATGCTGAATGCCGCACGCCACATCCCTCAGGCCCATAGCGCCCTGAAACGCGGGGAGTTCACGCGCGAAACCGACACCGCCTTACAAACACAGACGGGGTTGCGGCAAGATGTCGTATGGGACGTAGACAAGCACAGCCCGTATGAAGTTTTCAAAGGCGGCGAGCTGCGTAACAAGACGCTCGGCCTCATCGGCTATGGCAGTATCGGTCGCCGTGTCGGGAAACTGGCACGCGCCTTCGGTATGCAACTATTGATTGCCGATCCGTATATCGCCGCCGAAGAGATTGATGAACCAGGCATTCGAAAAGCCACGCTTGATGAGCTGTTTTCACAATCCGATTTCGTCAGCCTGCATCTGAACAGCACACCGCAGACCAAAGGGCTGGTCAACCTCGACAGACTCAGGAGAATGCGCCCTACCGCCTATCTGATCAACACCTCGCGTGCAGCGGTGATTGTCGAAGCCGACCTGATCGCAGCGCTACGCGAGAAGTGGCTGGCAGGTGCCGCACTTGACGTTTACGACAGCGAACCGCTCTGGCGTCATCACCCGTTCATTACCGAATTTGATAACGTGGTACTCACACCGCACATTGCCGGCGCGACGCGGGAGACGCTGGTGAAGCACACCGCGATGATTGCCGCCGACCTACAGCGGTTCATTCACGGTGAACCGCTGCTTTACGAATGGAAATAGACGCCGCACCGCTCTGGTCGGTCAGCGTCGCTTAATAGGTCAGCAACGCCTACTAATAGGTAGGCATTTCTGCCATAAATTGCAGCGTGTGTTCCCAGTCGATCACGCCCGCATCAGACCCCAGACCAGTAGCAACCAGCCCTGAAACGGCTGAACCAAGCTGGCAGGCCTGTTCCAGATCCCAGCCTTTCGCCAGACCAGCAATAAAACCGCCGCAGTAGCTATCGCCGCAGCCGGTAGTATCCGAGACCGCCACACGGTAGGCAGGAATACGCAGCGCAACCCCTTGACCGAACGCGTAAGACCCGGCCACCCCCGCTTTGAAAATGCAGGTGCCGACGCCGCGATCGAGAAAGAAAGCCGCAATCTCTGCTGGCTTAGTCAGGCCGGAGATAAACGCGGCCTCGTCCAGCGATGGCATAAAGTAGTCGACGTCCGGCAGCAACGGCGTCAGTAACCCCAGCGTCTCGGCATTGGGTGCGATAAGATCGAAACTGGTCGTTAGCCCCTTCGCTTTGGCGTGACGGAGCAGACGCGCGCTCTGACCCTGATCCATTTTCGCCAGCAGCCCCGTGCCGCCGTGGTGTAGGAAACGCGCATTACACACGGCATCAAAGTCCTGCTCATCAATGAACAGGTGATCTGATGCGCCGCGATAGTGCAGCGCCGGACGCTCGCCGTCCGGTCGAATGGTCAAAATCGTCGCCGATGTCGACGCTGCCGCCGTTCGCTGTATTAGAGAACAGTCGATGCCCAGCTTGCGATAGGTCGCCAGAATAAAATCGGCTTTTTCATCCTCACCGAGACAGGCGGCCGTCGCCGTGCGGATACCGAGTTTGGCTGCGTTCATCGCCGCGCCGCTGGCCGTTCCGGCAGGATTAAGGCGAATTTCATCGATAAAATGAACGCCACCGCCTTCGGGCAACCCAGTCACTGGCCGACCGGCGACATCCAGAATAGTTAATCCGACAAAAACCGCATCAAACTGATTCACGCTCGCTCCTTCTTCATATTCAGCTTCTTCACGTTATGCTTTTTTATTTGTGTTCGATTCATTTATTGCCGCTGGCGCAGCCGCCCTTGCAGGAAAGAGAGCGCCAACGCCAGCACTAAAATCACGCCGCTCAGCGTATCTTTTACGATGAAATTCAGCCCCATCAAGTTCAAACCGTTGGCGATCATGCCGAGAAACAGCACGCCGATTAGCGTCCCCGCCACGTTAGGTCGCCCCTGTGCGTGGAACGCAGTGCCGATGAAAACAGCGGCAATGGCGTCCATCAGGTACGCCTGTCCGGCCAGCGGCGTAAACTGCCGCAGATTGGCAGATAACACCACGCCACCGATAGCGCACGTCACTGACGTGACAATCAACAGCCAGAACATCGTGCGCCGCACGTTAACCCCGGCAATCAGCGCCGCGGGCGCATTCAAGCCCATTGCATGAATACGTTTACCGGCAATCGTCCGTTCAAAAAACAGGTAATAGGCAAGCCACAGTACCGCAACAATCAGAATCGGCACCGGAATGCCCCACAGATCGCCCACAGCCAGTTCGTGATACTGCGATGCCATCCGGCGGTAAGCGATCGGCCCGCCACCTTCGGTGTAGATACGTTCGATGCTGCTACCGATAAACCATGTCCCCAGCGTTGCCAAAAACGGCTTAATTCGGCAATGGATAATCAGCACTGCATTCACCAGCCCCACCAGTGCGCCCCCCGCCAACGCGGCCAATACCGCAGCCTGCCACGGCAGACCATAGACTTTGAGCGCCACCAGCGCGAAGGCCGCGCCAAAATCCAGCGCAACCCCCACGGACAGATCGATCCCGCCCGCCGTCACCACCAGCGTCATGGCCAGCGCCACAATCAGCAGTACCGCACTGCCCTGCAACAGATTCCCCCAGTTGCCTAACGTTAAAAATATCGGGTTTTGCAGTGAGAAAAACACCAGAAAGGCCAGCAGAATGACCAGAAAGCCATAGCGGATAAAAAACGACAACCCGAGCCTGCTGCCCGACAGCGCAGGCTGCGCCGCCAAAGAAGAACTTT
The genomic region above belongs to Pectobacterium colocasium and contains:
- a CDS encoding ABC transporter permease; the encoded protein is MKSSSLAAQPALSGSRLGLSFFIRYGFLVILLAFLVFFSLQNPIFLTLGNWGNLLQGSAVLLIVALAMTLVVTAGGIDLSVGVALDFGAAFALVALKVYGLPWQAAVLAALAGGALVGLVNAVLIIHCRIKPFLATLGTWFIGSSIERIYTEGGGPIAYRRMASQYHELAVGDLWGIPVPILIVAVLWLAYYLFFERTIAGKRIHAMGLNAPAALIAGVNVRRTMFWLLIVTSVTCAIGGVVLSANLRQFTPLAGQAYLMDAIAAVFIGTAFHAQGRPNVAGTLIGVLFLGMIANGLNLMGLNFIVKDTLSGVILVLALALSFLQGRLRQRQ
- a CDS encoding 2-hydroxyacid dehydrogenase, coding for MKIVFTAEYGGNLDAFRALGELIVDGWAIGQPKLSEAALIRLAENADVIVTSYDDITARVIEACPHLRLIACTRANPVNIDIEAARRRGIPVLYTPGRNADAAAELTLALMLNAARHIPQAHSALKRGEFTRETDTALQTQTGLRQDVVWDVDKHSPYEVFKGGELRNKTLGLIGYGSIGRRVGKLARAFGMQLLIADPYIAAEEIDEPGIRKATLDELFSQSDFVSLHLNSTPQTKGLVNLDRLRRMRPTAYLINTSRAAVIVEADLIAALREKWLAGAALDVYDSEPLWRHHPFITEFDNVVLTPHIAGATRETLVKHTAMIAADLQRFIHGEPLLYEWK
- a CDS encoding carbohydrate kinase family protein, with amino-acid sequence MNQFDAVFVGLTILDVAGRPVTGLPEGGGVHFIDEIRLNPAGTASGAAMNAAKLGIRTATAACLGEDEKADFILATYRKLGIDCSLIQRTAAASTSATILTIRPDGERPALHYRGASDHLFIDEQDFDAVCNARFLHHGGTGLLAKMDQGQSARLLRHAKAKGLTTSFDLIAPNAETLGLLTPLLPDVDYFMPSLDEAAFISGLTKPAEIAAFFLDRGVGTCIFKAGVAGSYAFGQGVALRIPAYRVAVSDTTGCGDSYCGGFIAGLAKGWDLEQACQLGSAVSGLVATGLGSDAGVIDWEHTLQFMAEMPTY
- a CDS encoding FGGY-family carbohydrate kinase, yielding MDYYIGIDIGTSKVKSVLFDADFNELQIASANTVTDSPQPGYAEQNMHHVWDSVLSTLKTLAVSPPLRHGRVRAIGLTGQGEGVWLSDRHGHPIRQAILWSDTRTAEQVHQLKQRPNLEATLFPETGSPLLPCNSAQQLRWLVQHQPDALSNADYFFFAKDWVRFRLTGQANLELTDTGTSLLDLHSETLSKTVLDKLDLHAISALFPPLLYPDDIAGTLSDAVAAQTGLPTGIPVCAGALDVSAAALGIGAIHDGDIFTILGTTCCTGIVCRGLTQVSLQTRFVAHAWPGHYLNLFAMQSGTPNIDWALNALADDADFHTINARIARIPPGSGGVFYQPYLNGERAPFYSTSARAGFFGIEQSTTNAHLLRAVFEGLAYAITDSLSGYPTHGDLYIAGGGAASAIWLQIIADCTGRRVIASSVKELSACGAARLAALSIGENANIVPTVNAQASTFFPDTDAHRQYQTLFPVFRQLRDQLQPLWQARAQALNALENHSAMHSYTTPTSQESLAS